The bacterium genomic interval CGCCAAGAATCCCTGCGCCGCCAAGAACCCCTGCGCCGCCAAGAACCCCTGCGCCGCCAAAAATCCATGCGCGGCGAAAAATCCCTGTGCGGCCAAGAATCCCTGTGCGGCCAAGAACCCCTGCGCCGGCAAATAAGCCGCGCGTCATAAGTCAGGAATGGAAAATGATGAATCGCAAATTCACGGCGGCGGCGGGCGCATGGGGACTCGCCGTCGCCCTTGCCCTGGGCTCCGCCTGGGGCGCTTCGAAGGCGCCGGCCTCTCCGCGCGTCATCGTGCTGACCCAAACCGGGTGCCAATTCCTCGAACCTGAAAAGATCGATCGCGGATATCAAACAAAGTCTTCGGCGGACTGTAACGCGATCAATGCCCAAAGCGGCGATCGGCGAATAACCAATTCGAAAGTGCTGGAACTCAAGCCTGGAAAATACATTTTCCGGGTGGCGAACAAGAATGTGCCCTATGAACTGGGGTTTTACCTGCGGGGCGCGGGGATTGGCCGTTTCACGCTGCCCAAGGTCTCGGGCGGGGGCTTGACGCTGGGAAAATCGCAGGATTATGCAATTACCCTCCGGGAAGGCGATTATCTCTATTCATGCCCGTTGAATCCGACGCCGGACTACAAGCTCATCGTTCGCCGCTGATGGTTTCTGCCTCCGGAATTTTGCGAAAACCCGTTGAAATTAAAGGCCGTTATCTGGTGGTGGGGTTTTGGCGCACGTTGTAAAATGGCTTCATGAGCGCAGATTCCGTCAGAACGCTTTCCCATGGCCAAAGCGGCAAGGAATTGGCCGACGAGGTGGAGCAGATCCGCCGGCGGATTCTCGCGCGCGGCGATCAGCCGCATGCAAAGACCGGCGAAATTCTGGATATTCTGGATCAACTCCAGGATTTCGCCTTCGGCCGGTTTCTGCTTCTTCACAAGGGCGTGAACGGATATTGGACGGATTTTCTCGCCTATCGCTATCCCCTGCGGCGAGAAGAGTTGGAGGGGCGCCTGAAGCCGCTCGAGGAATTTCTTTTCGCCCGCGCTCCCGTCATGGTGGCCACGCAGGAAAGATTGCAGATCTTTCAAAAATTGGCGCAGGAAATCCTGGGGCCGGGCGCCAGGCTGGGCTCTGTCCCGTGCGGGCTGATGGCGGATCTGCTGGGGCTGGACTTTTCCGGAATAGATGAATTCGAGCTCTGGGGCATCGACATTGACGAGGAGTCTATCCGTTTCGCCGCGATTCGCGCCGAAGAGCGGAACTTGAGCCGCCATGCAAAGTTCATGAACCGCGATGCGTGGGCGCTGGGCATCCAGGAAGAACTGGATGCGCTGCTCAGCAGCGGCTTGAATTTCTACGTAAAGGACGAAGATCAGGAGATCGCCCTCTATCACCAATTTCGGCGAGCGCTGAAGCCGGGCGGGGTTCTCATCCTGAGTTTTTTCCCGCCACCCCCCGATCTGGTCCCCGATTCCATCTGGAACATTTCCGAAGCCGATTCGAAAAATCTGCAGGTCCAGAAAGTTATTTTTGCGGATATTCTCGAAGCAAAGTGGCAGAATTTCCGCTCTCCCGGCGAAATCCAAAGCCTGCTGGAGCGGGCGGGATTTTCAGGTGCCGAATTTTATTACGACAGCCGGCGGATCATGCCCACGATCCGCGCGGTGCGGGTGTAGCGCATGCCTTCCGGCCGGATGGAAGCCGAGGAGGCGGCCGATGTCCTGTACACGGCCAGCGGGGGCAGTGGATTGGCGGAGTCGAGCCTTGTTCAGCTGGCGGCGGAGGTCTATGGGCGTGTGATACTGGGCCTTCCGGCCGACACCCCGTTTTTGTGAGCCCACCTTTTCCCTGATGACGGTTTGCCGGTTTTTCTTTGTATAATAGGTTGCATCTTCTGGCCTTCGGGAGGACTCCATGCGGACGAGGTGGCAGACATCGTTATTTTTCATAATTTTTCTGCTCCCTCCCTTTTCGGTTGAGGGAGGCCCCAAGGAAGACTATCGAAATGCCCTCGCCGCCCATAAGAGTGGAGATCATGCCCTGGCCTTTCAGAAGTTTTTGGCCCTGGCCGAGCAGGGTTTCGCCGCTGCGCAATCGAATGTGGGGGTGATGTACCGAATCGGCCGAGGGGTAAAGCGCAGTTATGAGGAAGCCGCCAAGTGGTTCCGCCGGGCGGCCGACAAAGGCGTATCGTCGGCTCAAAATAATCTGGGCCTGTTGTACGCGGAAGGAAAGGGCGTTCCGCGCGATTATGTACTGGCCTATATGTGGCTGCACCTGAGCTACACCCAGGGATCGGCGAAGGCGGGAGGGAGCCGGGATCAGATTTCCCTTGAGATGACGTCCGAGCAGATTGTCGAGGCGCGCAAGAAGGCGGAGGTATGGCGCCTGATGCCGAGACCGCTGAGATGATGCGCGCTTTTCAGGGAGGGGGAGACTCCTTGCGAAGGATACGGGGAACAACGGTTTGCGCGGCGGCCGTTTTTGCGTTTTTTCTCGCGATGCCGGCCCTCGCAGGGCCCGAAGAAGATTTTGCGTCCGGCCTGAAATCCTACAACAACGGTGAATTCAAGATTGCGTTCGAACTTTTCCGCAAGGCCGCCGAGAAGGGCTACGTGAAGGCCCAAACGCGCTTGGGGGTGATGTACGAGACCGGCCGGGGCGTGAGCAAGAGCGAATTCGACGCCGTTTTCTGGTATCGCAAGGCCGCCGAGAAGGGATATCCCCCCGCCCAGACCAGCCTGGGTTTCATGTACCAGCGCGGAAAGGGCGTGAGGCAGAGCGATGCCGATGCCGTGGAATGGTACCGTCAGGCGGCGGAAAAAAATCACGCCAGAGCGCAATACAACCTGGCCGTCATGTACCGCTTGGGCAAGGGCGTATCCCAGAGCGACGTTCAGGCGGCCAGATGGTACAGGAAGGCGGCCGAGCAGGAACACACCAACGCCCAATTCACCCTGGGCTGGCTCTACACGATCGGCAAGGGCGTTCCCCAGAATTTTGCCGAGGCGGCGAAGTGGTACCGCCGGGCGGCGGACCAGGGCGTCATGATGGCCCAGTACAATCTCGGCGCGCTTTATTTTCAGGGGAAAGGCGTTCCCCAGGACAACATCTTGGCGCACAAATGGCTCAATCTGAGTGCGGCCCACGGCCATGACGGCGGCCGCGCCCTTCGCGATCAGGTGGCCGAGAAGATGACGCCCGAGGAAATCTCCAAAGCACAGCAGTTGGCCCGGGAGTGGAAGCCCCAAAAAGGTGCGGCGAATAAAGAGTAATTTCGAAAAAAGTGCGTGAAATTTCCCGCCGGGCCGTTTCGGGGGTCAAAGTCGTTTTGTGGATTTTCCAGTGGTACAATAAATTTTTCTTATGGAAAAACAGGAGATAAAGGAGACGGAAATGCCGGTCGAAGATGTCCGAGGAGCTGAGAAAATCACGACCCAGGAAGAGTTGAACGACCACTACGGCGAGCAAAGCGTTCACGTCAAAAAGAAAGAGATGACCCATATTGACTCGTTCGCCCGGCGATATATCGAACTCTCTCCGTTTTGTGCCATTGCCTCCTCCGGTCCGAAGGGGACCACCGTCTCCCCGCGCGGCGATGCGCCCGGCTTTATCCGTGTCCTTGACGAAAAAACTTTGGCGCTCCCCGATCGGCCCGGAAACAACCGCGTCGACACGTTGACGAATGTTCTGGCCGATGGGCAGGTGGGGCTTCTCTTTCTCGTTCCGGGGCTCAACGAGTTCCTGCGGGTGAACGGGCGCGCGCGCATCACGACCGACGAGGAAACGCTGAAGCCGCTTTCCGCGAAAGGGAAACTTCCGCTCTCCGCCTTGATCGTGGATGTGGACGCGGTTTTCTTCCATTGCGGAAAAGCGGTTCTCCGCTCGAAGATCTGGGATCTCGAAACGCAGGTTGAGCGGAGATCGTTTCCCACCCTCGGCCAGATTTATGCGGGCCGCTTTGCGGAATTCGATGCCGGGGAGATCGATCACAATGTGGGCGAGGCCTACAAGAACCATCTGTATTGAGATTTTTGTGATTGGAGGAATGTGATTGAAATGCAAAAAGCCCCGGCCCGAAGGCCGGGGCTTTTCGGTGAACTGTTGGGATTCGTCCAGATGGAAGAACCCGGTTTCGTCTTTGCGATTCTTCCGAGCTAGACGACAGTCACCTCGTCCCTACAGTGTATTTTCATATATGGGATCACCTCCTCTCTGACGTACCTCAATTATCGGGGATGCTTCCGGGCGGGTCAATGATTTATTTTCAGAAGTTTCTGGAAATCTGGCATATCCCTGGACGAACCGAAGAGGGGAGTGATATACGGTGACGGCGCCCGCTTCGGCGGGATATTTGCGGGCCAAACCCGCTCCCGGAGAGGTGTCCGAGTGGTTGAAGGAGCACGACTGGAAATCGTGTAGGTGCCCAAAAGGTGCCTCGGGGGTTCGAATCCCCCTCTCTCCGCCACCTGAGCGGCTGCCCTCGCCGGGCCCCTTGTCTCCCGCTCCTTCCTGTCGCGTTTCCGCTTCTCCGCATTGAAATCACTATTCGAGGGGGTATATTCAAAAAAGGTCCCGGGCGGGGAGAGGGGAATCCTCCTCTCCCGTGTCCGCATGGAAGCCAGCGGGCGGAAGGCGGCATCCGGTCGGAGCGAACTCACACAGCCCGGTGCGCGCGTTTCCCGCGAGAGGATGGCAATGAGCGGCTCTTCCGATCGGCAGAGCGAAGCGCAGGACCTTCGCGCGCACCAGGGCATGCGCGTGACGTGGATTGGCGTGGCGGTCAACGCGGTCCTCACGATCGCCAAGGCGGCCGGGGGCATTTTGGGCGGAAGCCAGGCTCTCCTCGCCGATGCCCTGCACTCGCTTTCCGATCTGGTCAGTGATGTCGTCGTCCTCTTTGCCCTGAAATTCTCCAGCGAACCAGCCGATCAGCGGCATCCCTACGGCCACGGCCGGATGGAGATCGCCGCGGCCTTTTGCGTCGGACTCATTTTGCTCATGGCCGGGTTCTACATGTTCTACCGATCGATTGGCGATCTCTGGATTCCCCGTCCCTACCGTTTGAACTTCCTCGTACTTCCCTTCATTTTGCTCGCCATCGCGCTCAAGGAGGGGCTCTACTGGGCCACCCTCCGCGTCGGGCGCCGCACGCTGAACCAGGCATTGATCGCCAACGCCTGGCACCACCGCTCGGACGCCATCTCCTCGGTGGCCGCTCTGGGGGGTGTGACCATCGCGCTGATGGGCTATTGGCGGGCGGACGCGATTGCCGCCATGGGCGTGGCAGGGCTGGTGATATGGATCGGGGGGCGGATCAGCCGCGAGGCGCTCGACGATCTGCTGGACGCCGCGCCCACCGACGATGTGCTGGCCCGCATCCGGGTGGCGATTGAGGATGTGGAAGGAGTGGAGAGCATCCACGCCCTCAGAACCCGCCGGGTCGGCTCCTATTTCTTCGTGGATGTCCACATCCAGGTGAAGGCGGCGCTCAGTGTGGCGGAGGGCCATTTCATCGCCCACCAGGGTCAGGATGCCGTCCTCTCCAAGGTGGATGAAGTCTCCGAGGTGATTGTGCATGTCGAGCCCGACACGCTGGAGGGCTCTCATGAAAAGTGATCCTCCGGAAATGTTCAATAAATAAGGTCTGAATGCTCTTCATGATTTTCCACGCCTTGCCCCGGATGTTCTCCTTTCGATAGAATCCACGTCTTTTCCCGGAAGAAGTAAAAACGAGAGCGGCGCAGAGCCGGAAGAATGAGGACAGGTGTTTGATACCATTCGAAGTGGTGACCCTGGTTTCGACCTTCTTTTTCACCTACTCCTCGGTCCTGATGCGCCAGGGTCTCGATGAAAGCACGCCGCACACCGGCAGCCTGATCGTCCTGATGACGAACGGTGCGGCTTTTATGCTGGCTATTTTCTGGGTTGATTTTTCGCAGGTCTCCTTTTCGTGGTACTGGGCGGCTTTTGCCGGTGCGGATGTCGCCTCCCCGGCGCTCTCCCTGTTTTTCATGTACCGCTCCATCAGCCATCTGGGCGTGGCGCCGACCACTTCCCTGCTCATGACCCACGCCTTTTTCGGTCCTTTTATCGCCTATTTTCTGCTGGGGGAGCGTCCCCACCCGGTCATCTGGCTGGGGATCGCGATCGTGCTCCTGGGCGTGTTTTCGCTGACAGGGGGAGAAGGCCTGCGGGATCGCCGCCGCTATATCGTGCTGCCGATTCTCTCGGGCCTCTCCATTGCCGTGTCAAACATTCTTCAGAAAGTGGGTGTCGGCGGAATGGATTCGCTTCTCCTCGGGGGCTTCCTGCAGGGAGCGTCGGCCGCGGTGATCGGGCCGTTTCTCCTCAAGGCGGCGACCGGGTGGCAGCCCTTCATGTTCAACAAAAGCTCCCTCCGCTATTTCTTTTTCTCGGGCCTCTCGCTGGCGATGGCGATGTTCACCCTTCTCTACGCGTTGCGCGGAGGGAGGGTGTCGCTGATTTCGCCCATCCTGGCGACCGGCCCGCTGTTTGCGCTGGCCCTGACGCGGCTGTTCCTTCACAAAAAAGAGAAGATCACCCTCCGCATCGCGGGAGGCGCCACGCTGATTGTCGCGGGCGTCCTCCTGGTCATGATT includes:
- a CDS encoding methyltransferase domain-containing protein produces the protein MSADSVRTLSHGQSGKELADEVEQIRRRILARGDQPHAKTGEILDILDQLQDFAFGRFLLLHKGVNGYWTDFLAYRYPLRREELEGRLKPLEEFLFARAPVMVATQERLQIFQKLAQEILGPGARLGSVPCGLMADLLGLDFSGIDEFELWGIDIDEESIRFAAIRAEERNLSRHAKFMNRDAWALGIQEELDALLSSGLNFYVKDEDQEIALYHQFRRALKPGGVLILSFFPPPPDLVPDSIWNISEADSKNLQVQKVIFADILEAKWQNFRSPGEIQSLLERAGFSGAEFYYDSRRIMPTIRAVRV
- a CDS encoding tetratricopeptide repeat protein; amino-acid sequence: MRTRWQTSLFFIIFLLPPFSVEGGPKEDYRNALAAHKSGDHALAFQKFLALAEQGFAAAQSNVGVMYRIGRGVKRSYEEAAKWFRRAADKGVSSAQNNLGLLYAEGKGVPRDYVLAYMWLHLSYTQGSAKAGGSRDQISLEMTSEQIVEARKKAEVWRLMPRPLR
- a CDS encoding tetratricopeptide repeat protein — protein: MRRIRGTTVCAAAVFAFFLAMPALAGPEEDFASGLKSYNNGEFKIAFELFRKAAEKGYVKAQTRLGVMYETGRGVSKSEFDAVFWYRKAAEKGYPPAQTSLGFMYQRGKGVRQSDADAVEWYRQAAEKNHARAQYNLAVMYRLGKGVSQSDVQAARWYRKAAEQEHTNAQFTLGWLYTIGKGVPQNFAEAAKWYRRAADQGVMMAQYNLGALYFQGKGVPQDNILAHKWLNLSAAHGHDGGRALRDQVAEKMTPEEISKAQQLAREWKPQKGAANKE
- a CDS encoding pyridoxamine 5'-phosphate oxidase family protein, producing the protein MPVEDVRGAEKITTQEELNDHYGEQSVHVKKKEMTHIDSFARRYIELSPFCAIASSGPKGTTVSPRGDAPGFIRVLDEKTLALPDRPGNNRVDTLTNVLADGQVGLLFLVPGLNEFLRVNGRARITTDEETLKPLSAKGKLPLSALIVDVDAVFFHCGKAVLRSKIWDLETQVERRSFPTLGQIYAGRFAEFDAGEIDHNVGEAYKNHLY
- a CDS encoding cation diffusion facilitator family transporter, with the protein product MSGSSDRQSEAQDLRAHQGMRVTWIGVAVNAVLTIAKAAGGILGGSQALLADALHSLSDLVSDVVVLFALKFSSEPADQRHPYGHGRMEIAAAFCVGLILLMAGFYMFYRSIGDLWIPRPYRLNFLVLPFILLAIALKEGLYWATLRVGRRTLNQALIANAWHHRSDAISSVAALGGVTIALMGYWRADAIAAMGVAGLVIWIGGRISREALDDLLDAAPTDDVLARIRVAIEDVEGVESIHALRTRRVGSYFFVDVHIQVKAALSVAEGHFIAHQGQDAVLSKVDEVSEVIVHVEPDTLEGSHEK
- a CDS encoding EamA family transporter, whose amino-acid sequence is MIPFEVVTLVSTFFFTYSSVLMRQGLDESTPHTGSLIVLMTNGAAFMLAIFWVDFSQVSFSWYWAAFAGADVASPALSLFFMYRSISHLGVAPTTSLLMTHAFFGPFIAYFLLGERPHPVIWLGIAIVLLGVFSLTGGEGLRDRRRYIVLPILSGLSIAVSNILQKVGVGGMDSLLLGGFLQGASAAVIGPFLLKAATGWQPFMFNKSSLRYFFFSGLSLAMAMFTLLYALRGGRVSLISPILATGPLFALALTRLFLHKKEKITLRIAGGATLIVAGVLLVMILK